The Meriones unguiculatus strain TT.TT164.6M chromosome 16, Bangor_MerUng_6.1, whole genome shotgun sequence genomic sequence AAGGTATATACCAAGTTTTCAAAGCTGATATATTGGAAGTTATTAACCATTAGCTCCcagaataaagaaaatggaatGTTTATGTATCGTTTCCATACTATATATTTACTGCGATtcacagacatttttattttctagctgTTACCACAATTTCTAGTCTCAAAATGACTGCAAGAAACATAACCACAAAGAGTGGATTCCTCCTCACGGGGTTCTCAGACAACCGTGAGCTGCAGATCTTGCATGCTTTGCTCTTCTTGGCGATGTATCTATTGGACCTTGCAAGTAACCTTGTCATTGTCAGCGTCACAACACTGGACCCACAGCTCCAGTCTCCAATGTATTACTTTCTGAAGCATCTTTCCCTTCTGGACCTCTCATCCCTTTCTGTCACAGTTCCCCAGTCTATTGACAGCTCGCTGGCAGGCACTGGCTACATTTCATATGACCAGTGCATGCTGCAGGTTTTTTTCTTCACAGCTTTGTGCTGGAGTGAGATGGCCATTCTCACAGTGATGTcatatgaccgctatgtggccatctgcttCCCACTGCACTATGAGGTCATTATGAGTCCCGGAAAGCGCATGTGGGCTGTGGCAGCTGTGTGGCTAAGTGGAGGCATCTCAGGAACTTTGTACATAACAACTACACTCTCTATCCGATTCTGCAGGGCCAAAATAATTCACCAGTTCTTCTGTGATATCCCCCAGTTGCTCAAGCTCTCCTGCTCTAATGATTACTTCGGAGTTATGGAAGTGTCTACTTTTATGTCTGTAATGGCCTTTGCCTGCTTCATGGGGATTTCCCTCTCCTACGGCCAGATATTCTCCACAGTTCTCAGGATGCCCTCTGCTGAAGGTCGATCTAAGGTCTTCTCCACCTGCCTGCCTCATCTCTTCGTTGTTTCATTTTTCATCTCCACAGGCATTTGTGCATATCTAAAGCCAACCTCAGACTCTCCAACTGCTTTAGACCTCATGCTCTCTATCTTTTACACAGTCCTACCCCCAACACTCAATCCT encodes the following:
- the LOC110562338 gene encoding olfactory receptor 14J1-like, whose product is MTARNITTKSGFLLTGFSDNRELQILHALLFLAMYLLDLASNLVIVSVTTLDPQLQSPMYYFLKHLSLLDLSSLSVTVPQSIDSSLAGTGYISYDQCMLQVFFFTALCWSEMAILTVMSYDRYVAICFPLHYEVIMSPGKRMWAVAAVWLSGGISGTLYITTTLSIRFCRAKIIHQFFCDIPQLLKLSCSNDYFGVMEVSTFMSVMAFACFMGISLSYGQIFSTVLRMPSAEGRSKVFSTCLPHLFVVSFFISTGICAYLKPTSDSPTALDLMLSIFYTVLPPTLNPVIYSLRNESLKGAVRKLILSEQFSGKKITFVFC